The sequence TCCTCGACCACCGGCCCCTCCGCCGCGCCGCCGATCCGGGCGAGGAGCAGCTCCACCGCCCGCCGCCCCATCTCGTAGCGCGGGGTGAAGACGGAGGTCAGCGGCGGGTTCACGGCCGAGGCGATGTCGAGGTCGTTGAACCCACAGATCCCCATCCGCTCCGGCACCGCGATCCCTCGCCGCTGGCATTCGAAGAGTGCGCCGGCCGCGAGATCGTCATTGATGCAGAAGATCGCGTCGGTGTCCGGCGCCTTCGCCAGCAGCTCCGCCATCATGTGCCCGCCGAGCACGGTGGTGGAGGCTTCGGGCGTCATCACCTCCCGCTCCGGCCCGGTGGCAGCCCCCGCCGCCGTCCGAAAACCCGCGGCGCGCTTCTGCGTGCGCGGGTCCATGCGGGCGGCAAGGAGGCCGATCCGCCGGTAGCCCGCTTCCACCAGGTGCCGCGCCGCCGCGGCCCCCGCATCGTGATGCGAGAAGCCGACGATCATGTCGATCGGGTCGGGGTCGATATCCATGATCTGTACGACCGGACAGGCCATCTCCTCCAGCAACCGCCGCGAGCCCGCGGTCTGGTCGGTGCCCGCCACGATCAGCCCCGCCGGGCGCTGGCTGCGGAAGGTGAGGAGCAGCTTCTCCTCCCCCAGCGGCGCATATCGGAAGTTGCCGATCTGCGCGGAATAGGCCGTCTCCTCCAGCGCGTCGTAGACCCCGCGCAGCACTTCGGAGAACACGCTGTTGGTCAGCGACGGGATCACCAGCCCGATCGTGTTCGACCGTCCCGAGGCCAACGCGGACGCCGCCGGATCCGGCGCGTAGCCCAGCTTCTGCACCGCGTGGGCGATCTGCTCCTGCAACTGGGGCGAGACCTTCTGCGGATCGCGCAGCGCGCGTGACACCGTGATTGCGCTGACACCGGCGAGGGCCGCCACATCCGCCAGGGTGGGCCGCTTTGCCCCTGTATTTCCGCGCTTTCGCATGGGCGCATCGTAGCCGCGCATCCGCGTGACACAAGTCCGCTTGACAGATGTTAGCGCTATCATCTAGCGTCCCAGCCAATGAGAACAGAAATCGGGGAGGCGGCGCCGGTGGATGCGCGCGCAGCAAAAGGCCCTTACGGGGCCGTGCTCGTCATGGGCGTGTGCGGATCGGGGAAGACCTCGGTCGGCCGCGCGCTGGCCGAGCGGCTGTCGGCCCGCTACCTCGACGCTGACGACTTCCACCCGCCGCAGAATGTCGAGGCGATGCGCGCGGGCCAGCCGCTGACCGACGCGATGCGCGCGCCCTGGCTGAGCGCGCTGGCCGACGCGGTGGAGGCGGCGCGCCACAGCGGCCCCGTGGTCTTCGCCTGCTCGGCGCTCAAACGCTCCTACCGCGACCTATTGCGCGCCCGGATCGGCCGCCTACAGATCGTTCACCTGACCGGAACGCGCGAGGTCATCGCCGAGCGCATGGCCGCGCGGCCCGATCACTTCATGCCGGTCACGCTCCTCGACAGCCAGCTCGCCGATCTGGAGGAGCCCGGCGCGGACGAGCGCCCGCTCTTCATCGACGTGCAGCAGCCTTTCACCGCCGTGGTCAACGCCGCCGAAGCGCGGCTGCCGCGGCTCTCGACCCACTGACATCGTGATATCTGGGAGGAAACAACGATGAAAATGACCATCCTGACACTGGCCGCGGCCCTGACGCTCGGCTCGGCGGCCGCGGCGCAGGACTTCAACCTGCGCTTCCAGTCCTCGGACCCGGCGGGCAACCCCAACTTCGAGCTGAAGCAGGCCTGGGCGGCCCGCGTGGGCGAGATGTCCGGCGGCCGCATCGCGGTGGAGATGCTGCCCGTGGGCTCCATCGTCCAGCATACCGAGACACAGGACGCCGTGGCGGCCGGCATCATCGACGGGCACATCACCGACACGTCCTACTTCTCGGGCAAGGATCCGGCCTTTGGCCTGATCGCCAACCCGGTGGGCGCGTGGTCCTCGCCAGACCAGATGCTGCAGTTCATCGAGTATGGCGGCGGCAAGGAGCTGATGAACGAGCTCCTCAACCCCTACGGCCTGCAGTTCATCGGGGCGACGACGCCGGGGCTGGAGGCTTTCGTCTCCTCTGTGCCGCTGACGGGCGTCGACGATCTGGAGGGCCTGAAGATGCGCGCGCCGGAGGGTCTGGTGCAGCGGGTCTTCGCCGCGGCGGGTGCGGCCCCGGTGAACCTGCCGGGCTCCGAGGTCTTCACCTCCCTCGACAAGGGCGTGATCGATGCCGCGGACTACACCGTGTTCTCCACCAACCACCAGCAGGGCATGCATGACGTGGCGGGCCACCCGGTCTATCCCGGCTTCCACTCCATGCCGCTGGTCGAGGTCTCGATGAACCTCAACACCTGGGAGTCCATGCCCGCCGACCTGCAGTCGATCATGGAGGTCTCGGTCCGCGACTTCGCCCGCGACATGACTAGCCAGCTCGCCATGCGCGACCAGGTCGCCGTGGCCGAGGCGAACGCCAATCCGGAGATCACGGTCCACAACTGGTCCGATGCCGAGCGTGCCCGCTTCCGCGAAATCGCCGTGGGCCAGTGGGAGGAAGTCGCCGGCCAGTCCGACAACGCCCAGCGAGTCTATGACACGCTGACGACCTACCTGCGTGAGCAGGGCCTGGTGGCCGAGTAAGGCCATCGTGGGGGCGGACCGGGCCAGGGTCCGCCCCTCCTTTTCTTCGGAGGCTTCCCGATGAGCGACGAGCCCGACCTGACCCACCGCACCGATCCCGGCGCGGCCCCCGAGGCCGGGCTGCTCGGCCGCGCGATCAACGCGCTGGGCGGGCTCTTCGCCATCGCCATCGTCGCCTCCGCTGCGATCCTCGTTCTGGAAGTGGTGCTGCGCTACGGGCTCAACGCGCCGACGATCTGGGCGCATGAGACGGTGATCTTCCTCACCGCGATCACCTTCACCTTCGGCGGGCTCTACGTCGCCGCGCGCGACCGGCACATCCGCGTCGTCCTGATCTACGACGCGCTGTCGCCGGGTCTGCGGCGGATCTTCAACGTCGTCATCAGTCTCGCCAACGCCGCGGCCTCGGCCATGTTCGCCTGGGCCGCATGGTTGGTGGTCGAGCGTGCGATCTGGACGCCCGCGGGTGATTTCCGGCTGGAGACGTCGGGCTCCGCCTGGAACCCGCCGACGCCGGGGCTCCTCAAACTCTTCCTCTTCTTCATCCTGTGCGTGATGGCGGTGCAGTTCCTCGTGCTCGCGATCAACTACGCGCGGAAGCGGTAAGCCATGGAATTCCTCTCCTTCGACCTGCAGGCGCTGGGTATCGAGACCGCGACGCTCTTGATGTTCGCCATGCTGCTGGGGCTGTTGCTCACCGGCATGCCGCTCGCCTTCGTCACGCTGCTCGTCGCGCTGATCTTCGCGCTGGGCTGGTTCGGGCCGACGGCGGTGCCGCTGATCGTCAGCCGCATCTTCTCCTTCGTGAACTCCTTCGTCTTCGTCTCGGTGCCGATGTTCGTGCTGATGGCCGCGATCCTCGACCGATCGGGCATCGCGCGGGACCTCTTCGACGCGATGCGCATGGTGGGCGGGCGGCTGAGGGGCGGCGTCGCGATCCAGACGCTGCTGGTCGCCGTCATCCTCGCCGCCATGTCCGGCATCATCGGGGGCGAGGTCGTGCTGCTGGGCGTCATCGCCCTGCCGCAGATGCTCCGCCTCGGCTACGACCGCAGGCTCGCCATCGGCGTGTGCTGCGCGGGCGGGGCGCTCGGCACGATGGTCCCGCCCTCGATCGTGCTCATCATCTACGGCCTGACCGCCAGCGTCTCGATCGGCGACCTCTTCACCGCCGCGTTCTTCCCGGGCCTGATGCTGGCCGGCTTCTACGTCACCTACGTCCTGATCCGCGCCTACCTGAACCCCGAGATCGCGCCCATCCCCGATGAGGGCGAGATCACGCGGGCCGAGAAGATCCGCCTGCTCAAGGGCCTCTTCCTGCCGATCCTCGTCGTCGTCTTCGTGCTCGGCTCGATCTACGGCGGCATCGCGAGCGTCACCGAGGCCTCCGCCATCGGCGTGCTCGGCGTCACCCTCTCGACCATCATCCGGCGGGAGTTCACGGGCGAGCTGATCTTCGGTGCGGCCAAGCAAACCCTCGCCACCGTCGGCATGATCGTCTGGATCGGCATCGGCGCGTCCGCCCTCGTCGGCGTCTTCAACCTGATGGGCGGCATCCGCTTCGTGCAGGCGCTGATCACCGGCATCTCGGACAACCCGACGATCATCATCCTCGCCATGATGGGCATCCTGTTCGTGCTCGGCATGTTCCTCGACTGGGTGGGGATCGCGCTCCTGACGATGCCGATCTTCGTGCCGATCGTGACCCAGCTCGGCTACGACCCGATCTGGTTCGGGGTGCTGTTCGCGATGAACATGCAGGTGAGCTTCCTCAGCCCGCCCTTCGGCCCGGCGGCCTTCTACCTGAAGTCCGTGGCGCCACCGGACATATCGCTGGGCGAGATCTTCCGCTCGCTCCTCCCCTTCATCTGCCTGCAGATCCTGGCCGTGGCGATGCTGATCGCCTTCCCCGGCATCACCGGGCGGTGACCTACCATTCGATGGGCCGGCGGTTGCGGAAGAAGCCGCCGGTCGGCCCTTCCGCGTCCAACGTCGCGAGCCAGATCGCCGTGTCAGCCCCCTCCTCCGGCGACTTGGTGGCCGAGGCGCCGCCCATGCGCGTGCGCACCCAGCCCGGGCACATCGCGTTGATCTTCACGTGCCGCGGCAGGTCGCGGACCATCGCCTTGCTCATCGCGTTGAGCGCCGCCTTCGCGATGCCATAGGCGCCGGGGCCGCCCAGCCCCTCGGCAAAGCTGCCCCAGCCCGAGGAGACGTTGACGATCCGGCCCCAGCCGCCCGCGATCATGCCGGGCGCCGTGGCGCGGATCAGGTGGTAGGGGCCGTGGACCATGACGGCCATCGAGTCCTCGAACCCGCCCGCATCGGTCAGCAGCGAGCCTTCGTGCAGCACGCCCGCATTGTTGACGAGGATATCCACCGGCGGGATGCCGTCGAGCGCCGGCTGGATCGTCCGCGGATCGGTGAGGTCGATGTGAACGGCCCGCATCCCCTCGACGGCAGCCGGATCGCGGACGGCCACCGTCACGTCGTGTCCCAGAGCGACGAGCCCTTCCGCGATGGCCTTCCCGATCCCGCGATTGCCGCCGGTCACAAGTGCATGGCGCCCCATGTCTTTGCCTCCCTCATGTGTCCCGGCGAGTGAGGTAGTGTCCGAAAGCATCTCTTCCTACTTGGCACACCGCACCAATGTCCCACGCGGGCGTCAGCCCGCGTCGCGCCCGCCCCGTTCCGGGGCTCCGCCCGTTCAGCCCTGAAACGCTCCGCTGGTGCGTTTCCGAGACGGGCCTCACCCCCCCAATCGGGCACGACCGCGCGCCCCTCGGGTCGGGCGCAACGCTAGTCGCGTATCACTGACCTAGTAAAAAGCCGTCATCCTCGGGCTCGACCCGAGGATCTCCCGATCCCGAAGATGGCCGGGTCAAGCCCGACCATGACGGCGAGTGCGAGGCCCCAGACCCCTCAATAAGCCACCATCGTCAGCAGCTCATACTCCGCCACCGGCTCACCGTCCTGATTGCTCAGCCCCACGGACCAGCGGACCTCGCCATATTCCTCCGTCCGCCGGGTCTTCTTCAGCACCGTCAGCCGCACCGAGATGCTGTCCCCCGGCGAGACCGGCTTCAGGAACCGCAGCCCGTCGAGCCCCGTATTCGCCAGCACCGGCCCCGGATCGGGCTGCACGAACAGCCCCGCGGCGAAGCTCAAGAGCAGGTAGCCATGCGCCACCCGCCCCGGGAAGAACGGGTTCGCGGCCGCCGCCTCCTCGTCCATATGGGCGTAGAACGTGTCGCCGGTGAATTCCGCGAAATGCTCGATATCCTCCAGCGTCACCTCGCGTGCCGGAGTATGCAGCGTCTCGCCCACCTCCAGTTCGCCGAAGCGGCGCTGGAAGGGGTGATCGGGGGCCGGGCTCTCCGCCGCGCCCTCCATCCACGTGCCCGCGATGGCCGAAAGCATGTCGGGGCTGCCCTGCAAGGCGGTCCGCTGCATGTAGTGGAGCGCCCCGCGGATGCCGCCGAGTTCCTCGCCCCCGCCCGCGCGCCCCGGCCCGCCATGGACCATGTGCGGCAGGGGGGAGCCGTGGCCCGTCGCCTCCTTCGCACTGCACCGGTCGTTGACGTAAATCCGCCCGTGCCACGGCGCGATGCCGAGTGCGACCTCGGTGGCTACCTCCGGATCATGGGTGATGAGCGAGGCCACAAGCGCCCCGCCGCCGCGGTTCATCAGCTCCACCGCATGGCCCAGGTCGCGATAGCCCATGACGGTCGAGACCGGGCCGAACGCCTCCGTCTCATGGATCACGGTCGAGGCATCGGGGTCCGCCGCATGATAGAGCATCGGCGGCAGGAAGGCGCCGCGCTGCGCATCGGCTCCCTCCACCTCGAAATGCTCCGGATCGCCGACGACCCGGCCCGCGTGCTGCCCGATGGCCGCGGCCTTCTCCAGCACGTCGGTCCGCTGCGCGCGACTGACGAGCGCGCCCATTTGCGTCGCCTCCAGATCGGGCGCGCCGATGCGGACCTGCAAGGCGGCCTCCAGCGCGCCGATAACGTCCGCGACCCGCACCTCCGGCACCATGATCCGCCGGATCGCAGTGCATTTCTGGCCCGCCTTCGCCGTGATCTCCCGCCGGACCTCGCGCACGAAGATGTCCCATTCCGGGCTCCCCGGCCCTGCATCGGGCCCGAGTAGCGAGGCGTTCAGGCTGTCCTGCTCCGCGATGAAGCGCACGCCGCGGCGCACCAGCGGCCCTTGCAACTTCAGTGCCGTCTCCGCCGAGCCGGTGAAGCTCACCACGTCCTGCGCGCCCAGCCGGTCGAGCAGGTCGCCCGTCCCGCCCGCGATCATCTGCACGGCACCCTCGGGCAGCAGCCCGCTGTCGACCATCATCCGCATCGCCGCATGGGTGACATAGCTCGTCGCCGTCGCCGGCTTCACGATCGCGGGCATGCCGGCGAGCAGCGTCGGTGCCAGCTTCTCCAGCATCCCCCAGACCGGGAAGTTGAAGGCGTTGATATGCACCGCCACGCCCGTGCGTGGCACCCAGATATGCTGCCCGCGAAAGGTGCCCTGCCGCGACAGCATCTCCGGCGCGCCGTCGAGCATGACCTTGGCGTCCGGCATCTCCCGCCGGCCCTTCGACGCGATGACCAGCATCGTGGTGATCCCGCCCTCGATGTCGATCTGCCCGTCCGTGCGGGTCGCTCCGGTCATGTAACTGAGTTGGTGGAGCTCCTCGGCCCGCTCCTTGAGATAGAGCGCAAGCGCCTTGAGCATCCGCGCGCGGTCGTGGAACCCCATCTCCCGCAGCGCGGCCCCGCCGAGCGCCGCGTGCCGCAGCATCGCCTCGGTGTCCAGCGGCCCTCCGGCGCGCGCCACCGGCTCCCCGGTCACGGCGCTCTCGATCAGCCGGGCGGAGCCGTCGGGTGCCACCCACTGACCGGCGGCGAAACTCATCACGTCGAGCATCAGCGAACCTCCCTGTTGACGCGAGGTTCACCCGGCCCCCAGAGTATCTGCAACAAAAATCGGGAGGACGCGCGATTTCTGTAACAGATCAGGAGCGGGCGGATCGCTCGGCCGCCGCCATGTGGCAGGCCGACGCGGCGAGCAGGTGGTTCGGCATGGAGCTCGTCGCGATCGGGCCGGGCTGCGCCACCCTGCGCATGACCGTCGCCGCGCATCACTGCAACGGCCACGGCACGGCCCATGGCGGCGTGATCTTCGCGCTGGCCGACAGCGCCTTCGCCTTTGCCTGCAACAGCTACAACCGGCAGACCGTGGCGCAGCACAACACCATCACCTACCACGCGCCGGGCCGCGCGGGCGACGTGCTGGTGGCCGAGGCGACGGAGGTCGCGCGCCCCGGCCGCTCCGGCCTCTACGACGTGGCCGTGCGCGTCGGGGACACCCTGATCGCCAGCTTCCGCGGCGCCTCCCGCGAGGTGCCTGGCCAGCATTTCGAGGAGACGCCATGAAGGACCTGACCCCCGATCCCGACAGCCTCGACCCGATCGAGACGGCGAGCCGGGACGAGATCGCGGCGCTCCAGCTCAAGCGCCTGCAATGGTCGCTGGGCCATGCCTACGAGAACGTGCCGCATTACCGCGCCGCCTTCGACGCGGCGGGCGTGCAACCGGAGGACCTGACCGACCTCGCGGACCTCGCGAAGTTCCCCTTCACCGTGAAGCAGGACCTGCGCGACAACTACCCGTTCGGCATGTTCGCCGTCCCGCGGGAGGAGGTGGTGCGGGTCCATGCGTCCTCCGGCACGACGGGGCAGCCGACCGTGGTCGGCTATACCCGTAACGATCTGAAGACATGGGCGGATGTGGTCGCGCGCTCGATGCGGGCGGCGGGCACGCGGGCCGGGGACATCGTGCACATCTCCTATGGCTACGGCCTCTTCACCGGCGGCCTCGGCGCCCATTACGGGGCGGAGCGGCTGGGCTGCACGGTGGTCCCCGTCTCCGGCGGAATGACGGCCCGGCAGGTGCAGCTGATCGAGGATTTCCGGCCCTCGACGATCATGGTCACGCCCTCCTATATGCTGTCGATCCTCGACTGCTATCGCGAGGCGGGGCTGGATCCCGCGGCCTCGCCGCTCAATGTCGGCATCTTCGGCGCGGAGCCCTGGACCAACGCCATGCGGGCGGAGATCGAGGCCGCCTTCGACATGCACGCGGTCGACATCTACGGGCTCAGCGAGGTCATCGGCCCGGGCGTTGCGCAGGAATGCGTGGAAACGAAGGACGGGCTCCATATCTGGGAGGATCATTTCTACCCCGAGATCATCGACCCCGAGACCGGCGAGGTCCTGCCCGACGGCGAGCTCGGCGAGCTGGTCTTCACCTCGCTGACCAAGGAGGCGTTCCCGATCATCCGCTACCGCACACGAGATCTGACGCGCCTGCTGCCCGGCACCGCCCGCGCGATGCGGCGGATGGAGAAGGTCACCGGCCGCTCCGACGACATGATGATCGTGCGCGGCGTCAACGTCTTCCCCACCCAGATCGAGGAGCAGATCCTCGCGCTCGAAGGGCTCGCCCCGCATTTCCAGGTCGAGCTGAGCCGCGAGGGGCGGATGGACGCGATGGTCGTGCATGTCGAGGGTGCCGACGACGCGGTGGGCGTCGTGCTCGCCGAGCGGATCAAGGAGCGGATCGGTGTGACCTGCGCGGTGAAGGTCGGCGCGCCGGGCTCGGTTCCCCGCTCGCAGGGCAAGGCCGTGCGCATTCTCGACCGGCGCTCCTGATGGCGGGCGTATCGACAGTGCGTATTTCGGGAAAGATGAAGGCGGCGGACCGTCTGCGCGGGCCGGAAGAGCTGCGCGTCTGGTCGCTGATCGTCACCATCTTCGGCGACATGGTCGAGCATCGCGGCGGCGAGGCGGCGATGGCCGTGCTGCATGAGATCGCGGGGACGATCGGCGTGGAAAGCGGCGCGCTGCGCACTGCGGCCTCGCGCCTCGCGCGCGACGGCTGGCTGGAGCGGCGGAAGGACGGGCGCGCCTCGTTCTATCGTCTCGCGCCCGAGCAGCGGGCGGCGGTGGAGGCCGCGACTGCCCGGATCTACGCCACCGGCGCGCGCGGCAGCGACGGACGCTGGCTCGCGGTGATGGGTTCGGCGCCGGATCCCGCAGCGCTGCGGGAGGCGGGCTTCTACCAGCTCGCCGACGATGTCTTCCTGTGGCCACCCGCCTATCCGACGCCGCATGAGCTGGTGCCGCCCGGCGCCTCGCTGATGATGGGTTCGATCCAGCCCTCGACCGCGCATCTCGCCCGCCTCGGCCCGCCCGAGATCGCGTCCGCCTACCAGGCGCTGCTCGACGACGTTTTGGCGCTGCGAGAGGTGGACGTCGAGGGGGCGGATGCGGTGGCGTGCCGGCTCCTCCTGATCCATCGCTGGCGGCGGCTTGTGCTGCGGCACGCGCCCGACCTGCCCTCCGACCTGCAACCCGCCGGTTGGCCCGGCAATCGCGCGCGACATGCGGTGCGGGAGCTCTACTGGAAGCTGTGGGAGCCGAGCGAGGCGTGGCTGAACAGCGTCGGGCTGCCGATGGCCTCCGGTCCGGTGCGGCGATTTTGATATGTTACAGGAATTGAAAAGCGGCGCGAAAGCTGTAACATATTACTCAAGCAGCGGAGGAGTGCGCGCATGTATGCCCAGGGCCTGATCGGAGCGGACGGCAAGACCGAGGAAACCGACGCGTTCCTCGCCGCCTTCCAGGCGCGCATCGACGCGGAAGAGAAGATCGAGCCCAACGATCCGATGCCCGAAGGCTATCGCCGCACGCTCGTCCGCCAGATCGGCCAGCACGCCCATTCGGAGATCGTCGGCATGCTGCCCGAGGGCAACTGGGTCACCCGCGCGCCCTCGCTGCGGCGTAAGGTGGCGCTGCTCGCCAAGGTCCAGGACGAGGGCGGGCACGGGCTGTATCTCTATGCGGCTGCCGAAACGCTGGGCGTAAGCCGGGAGGAGATGACCGAGCAACTGCTGGATGGCCGGGCGAAATACTCCTCCATCTTTAACTATCCCACCCAGACCTGGGCCGATATCGGTGCCATCGGCTGGCTGGTGGACGGCGCGGCGATCATGAACCAAATCCCGCTCTGCCGCTGCTCCTACGGTCCTTATGCCCGCGCGATGATCCGGGTCTGCAAGGAGGAGAGCTTCCACCAGCGGCAGGGTTACGAGATCATGATGACGCTGGCCCAGGGCACCGAGGACCAGCGGGAGATGGCGCAGGACGCGCTGAACCGCTGGTGGTGGCCGTCGCTGATGATGTTCGGACCGTCGGACAAAGACAGCGTCAACTCCG is a genomic window of Pontivivens ytuae containing:
- a CDS encoding TRAP transporter large permease, producing the protein MEFLSFDLQALGIETATLLMFAMLLGLLLTGMPLAFVTLLVALIFALGWFGPTAVPLIVSRIFSFVNSFVFVSVPMFVLMAAILDRSGIARDLFDAMRMVGGRLRGGVAIQTLLVAVILAAMSGIIGGEVVLLGVIALPQMLRLGYDRRLAIGVCCAGGALGTMVPPSIVLIIYGLTASVSIGDLFTAAFFPGLMLAGFYVTYVLIRAYLNPEIAPIPDEGEITRAEKIRLLKGLFLPILVVVFVLGSIYGGIASVTEASAIGVLGVTLSTIIRREFTGELIFGAAKQTLATVGMIVWIGIGASALVGVFNLMGGIRFVQALITGISDNPTIIILAMMGILFVLGMFLDWVGIALLTMPIFVPIVTQLGYDPIWFGVLFAMNMQVSFLSPPFGPAAFYLKSVAPPDISLGEIFRSLLPFICLQILAVAMLIAFPGITGR
- the paaA gene encoding 1,2-phenylacetyl-CoA epoxidase subunit PaaA, which gives rise to MYAQGLIGADGKTEETDAFLAAFQARIDAEEKIEPNDPMPEGYRRTLVRQIGQHAHSEIVGMLPEGNWVTRAPSLRRKVALLAKVQDEGGHGLYLYAAAETLGVSREEMTEQLLDGRAKYSSIFNYPTQTWADIGAIGWLVDGAAIMNQIPLCRCSYGPYARAMIRVCKEESFHQRQGYEIMMTLAQGTEDQREMAQDALNRWWWPSLMMFGPSDKDSVNSDQSMKWKIKRFTNDELRQKFIDATVPQAEKIGLTVPDPDLTWNEAKGGYDHGPIDWSEFKRVLKGEGPMNRDRIRARQKAWDDGAWVREAARAHAAKRQPAALAAE
- the paaI gene encoding hydroxyphenylacetyl-CoA thioesterase PaaI yields the protein MWQADAASRWFGMELVAIGPGCATLRMTVAAHHCNGHGTAHGGVIFALADSAFAFACNSYNRQTVAQHNTITYHAPGRAGDVLVAEATEVARPGRSGLYDVAVRVGDTLIASFRGASREVPGQHFEETP
- a CDS encoding LacI family DNA-binding transcriptional regulator, coding for MRKRGNTGAKRPTLADVAALAGVSAITVSRALRDPQKVSPQLQEQIAHAVQKLGYAPDPAASALASGRSNTIGLVIPSLTNSVFSEVLRGVYDALEETAYSAQIGNFRYAPLGEEKLLLTFRSQRPAGLIVAGTDQTAGSRRLLEEMACPVVQIMDIDPDPIDMIVGFSHHDAGAAAARHLVEAGYRRIGLLAARMDPRTQKRAAGFRTAAGAATGPEREVMTPEASTTVLGGHMMAELLAKAPDTDAIFCINDDLAAGALFECQRRGIAVPERMGICGFNDLDIASAVNPPLTSVFTPRYEMGRRAVELLLARIGGAAEGPVVEDIGFQLRPRGSTATKG
- a CDS encoding gluconokinase, whose product is MRTEIGEAAPVDARAAKGPYGAVLVMGVCGSGKTSVGRALAERLSARYLDADDFHPPQNVEAMRAGQPLTDAMRAPWLSALADAVEAARHSGPVVFACSALKRSYRDLLRARIGRLQIVHLTGTREVIAERMAARPDHFMPVTLLDSQLADLEEPGADERPLFIDVQQPFTAVVNAAEARLPRLSTH
- a CDS encoding SDR family NAD(P)-dependent oxidoreductase translates to MGRHALVTGGNRGIGKAIAEGLVALGHDVTVAVRDPAAVEGMRAVHIDLTDPRTIQPALDGIPPVDILVNNAGVLHEGSLLTDAGGFEDSMAVMVHGPYHLIRATAPGMIAGGWGRIVNVSSGWGSFAEGLGGPGAYGIAKAALNAMSKAMVRDLPRHVKINAMCPGWVRTRMGGASATKSPEEGADTAIWLATLDAEGPTGGFFRNRRPIEW
- a CDS encoding TRAP transporter small permease subunit, with product MSDEPDLTHRTDPGAAPEAGLLGRAINALGGLFAIAIVASAAILVLEVVLRYGLNAPTIWAHETVIFLTAITFTFGGLYVAARDRHIRVVLIYDALSPGLRRIFNVVISLANAAASAMFAWAAWLVVERAIWTPAGDFRLETSGSAWNPPTPGLLKLFLFFILCVMAVQFLVLAINYARKR
- a CDS encoding TRAP transporter substrate-binding protein; this encodes MKMTILTLAAALTLGSAAAAQDFNLRFQSSDPAGNPNFELKQAWAARVGEMSGGRIAVEMLPVGSIVQHTETQDAVAAGIIDGHITDTSYFSGKDPAFGLIANPVGAWSSPDQMLQFIEYGGGKELMNELLNPYGLQFIGATTPGLEAFVSSVPLTGVDDLEGLKMRAPEGLVQRVFAAAGAAPVNLPGSEVFTSLDKGVIDAADYTVFSTNHQQGMHDVAGHPVYPGFHSMPLVEVSMNLNTWESMPADLQSIMEVSVRDFARDMTSQLAMRDQVAVAEANANPEITVHNWSDAERARFREIAVGQWEEVAGQSDNAQRVYDTLTTYLREQGLVAE
- the paaZ gene encoding phenylacetic acid degradation bifunctional protein PaaZ, which codes for MLDVMSFAAGQWVAPDGSARLIESAVTGEPVARAGGPLDTEAMLRHAALGGAALREMGFHDRARMLKALALYLKERAEELHQLSYMTGATRTDGQIDIEGGITTMLVIASKGRREMPDAKVMLDGAPEMLSRQGTFRGQHIWVPRTGVAVHINAFNFPVWGMLEKLAPTLLAGMPAIVKPATATSYVTHAAMRMMVDSGLLPEGAVQMIAGGTGDLLDRLGAQDVVSFTGSAETALKLQGPLVRRGVRFIAEQDSLNASLLGPDAGPGSPEWDIFVREVRREITAKAGQKCTAIRRIMVPEVRVADVIGALEAALQVRIGAPDLEATQMGALVSRAQRTDVLEKAAAIGQHAGRVVGDPEHFEVEGADAQRGAFLPPMLYHAADPDASTVIHETEAFGPVSTVMGYRDLGHAVELMNRGGGALVASLITHDPEVATEVALGIAPWHGRIYVNDRCSAKEATGHGSPLPHMVHGGPGRAGGGEELGGIRGALHYMQRTALQGSPDMLSAIAGTWMEGAAESPAPDHPFQRRFGELEVGETLHTPAREVTLEDIEHFAEFTGDTFYAHMDEEAAAANPFFPGRVAHGYLLLSFAAGLFVQPDPGPVLANTGLDGLRFLKPVSPGDSISVRLTVLKKTRRTEEYGEVRWSVGLSNQDGEPVAEYELLTMVAY
- a CDS encoding PaaX family transcriptional regulator C-terminal domain-containing protein; the encoded protein is MKAADRLRGPEELRVWSLIVTIFGDMVEHRGGEAAMAVLHEIAGTIGVESGALRTAASRLARDGWLERRKDGRASFYRLAPEQRAAVEAATARIYATGARGSDGRWLAVMGSAPDPAALREAGFYQLADDVFLWPPAYPTPHELVPPGASLMMGSIQPSTAHLARLGPPEIASAYQALLDDVLALREVDVEGADAVACRLLLIHRWRRLVLRHAPDLPSDLQPAGWPGNRARHAVRELYWKLWEPSEAWLNSVGLPMASGPVRRF
- the paaK gene encoding phenylacetate--CoA ligase PaaK — translated: MKDLTPDPDSLDPIETASRDEIAALQLKRLQWSLGHAYENVPHYRAAFDAAGVQPEDLTDLADLAKFPFTVKQDLRDNYPFGMFAVPREEVVRVHASSGTTGQPTVVGYTRNDLKTWADVVARSMRAAGTRAGDIVHISYGYGLFTGGLGAHYGAERLGCTVVPVSGGMTARQVQLIEDFRPSTIMVTPSYMLSILDCYREAGLDPAASPLNVGIFGAEPWTNAMRAEIEAAFDMHAVDIYGLSEVIGPGVAQECVETKDGLHIWEDHFYPEIIDPETGEVLPDGELGELVFTSLTKEAFPIIRYRTRDLTRLLPGTARAMRRMEKVTGRSDDMMIVRGVNVFPTQIEEQILALEGLAPHFQVELSREGRMDAMVVHVEGADDAVGVVLAERIKERIGVTCAVKVGAPGSVPRSQGKAVRILDRRS